The DNA window aaaagaaaagtgGTAAAGGAAAAACTAGAggcaaagaaagaaagaaaaaaataagtttttttaaaactaagtCGTTGAGCTAGGGGTGAGTCTGCTCAATCTCATGTGCTCACTAGGACTAGGACTAGGACTAGGACTAGGACTAGGACTAGGACTAGGACTAGGACTAGGACTAGGACTAGGACTAGGACTAGGACTAGGACTAGGACTAGGACTAGGACTAGGACTAGGACTAGGACTAGGACTAGGACTAGGACTAGGACTAGGACTAGGACTAGGACTAGGACTAGGACTAGGACTAGGACTAGGACTAGGACTAGGACTAGGACTAGGACTAGGACTAGGACTAGGACTAGGACTAGGACTAGGACTAGGACTAGGACTAGGACTAGGACTAGGACTAGGACTAGGACTAGGACTAGGACTAGGACTAGGACTAGGACTAGGACTAGGACTAGGACTAGGACTAGGACTAGGACTAGGACTAGGACTAGGACTAGGACTAGGACTAGGACTAGGACTAGGACTAGGACTAGGACTAGGACTAGGACTAGGACTAGGTGcaaaactaaatattaaaaaacaaaatcataacTGAATATGTACTCATAATCTTtttcatttcttaattttaaatttaaagtgacttcttaaaaattaaattagaagtTAGTCttctttgattattttaatctcttcataataattttaagtcaAAACGTTTTTATACTTCAAAGGtttttccatatttttaattgagaCTTAAAATTAGGGGtagaaaattatcaatattatttatatatcgaaaatattatACCGCAAAatatcgaaaatatcaattttttggtatacaaaaaaatgtaaggtatatataatatcgataccaaaatatttcgaaagtgtttggttattttatcataagtaaatattaatgaatgtgatagaaacaagcttgatccaaagtctaataagtgtttttcattggttatggtaatatcgagtttggttatcatttttaagataattaaaatcgaaagatcattcgtagcagaaacgTCATTTTCAATGAGCAGGTTCTTTACAAAGATTGTTTTGGGAAGTCAAATGGTTATTCCAAATTAGAAGAGAATGGTATGGtcaatttgagagatttttcaaTTGAACATATACTCACTATCGAAGAATACCAAGGTATTGTTGAAGAAAatatcgttgagaacgtggtcCCGTAGGCAAATCTGCAAACACTGGTTatatagttgagaagatcgtcaagaaaTCAAAAATC is part of the Impatiens glandulifera chromosome 1, dImpGla2.1, whole genome shotgun sequence genome and encodes:
- the LOC124921708 gene encoding vegetative cell wall protein gp1-like; translated protein: MRTSHLAAQASNYALPRFQVMLESNFAPSPSPSPSPSPSPSPSPSPSPSPSPSPSPSPSPSPSPSPSPSPSPSPSPSPSPSPSPSPSPSPSPSPSPSPSPSPSPSPSPSPSPSPSPSPSPSPSPSPSPSPSPSPSPSPSPSPSPSPSPSPSPSPSPSPSPSPSPSPSPSPSPSPSPSEHMRLSRLTPSSTT